The Methanocella arvoryzae MRE50 DNA window GGCAATTACAATCGTCCGGACCGAACCCGCCGCCGTTTGCAGAGATCTGAATCTTTTTACCACGAATCTGTTATATATGGTGTATAATGATATTATGCTTATTACCCCTAGTATTAATGTTATACAAAATGTCACTGTGAGAGAAGTTTTAAAACATATCGCTGTAAAAATGAATATTATTGGTATGACAATATCATACAATCTCTCAAAGAATACACTAATCAAACCTTCAGTTTTTGTCATACCTGTCAGCGATTGCAATTGATAACCGCGGATGAATTCTCCTGCTTTTCCCGGTGTAATAGATCCATAATATTGCCCTATGAAATACAATCGCGTAAGATCAAGATATTTAACTGTGTATGACTGAGATATCATATATTTCCATCGAACTGACCTCAGTAACAACGATACAATCGCTATAAATAGACACAATATTAACAGTTCGTATCTAATTCCCGATACTGCTAATAACAGTTCTTCCACGTTTATGACTTTCACGAATAATACATAAAAAAACAGCAGAGAAATGCTAATTTTTATTATGTTTTTATATTTGGTGAGTAGTTCTGCGCTTTTATGTAACACTCTTTTCCAACCTTAGTATCATTTAAACGTGGCTGACTTCGTGCTTATTATGGTCTTAGAAAGGCCATCATCTAAGCTAATCGAGTTGTGCCACCCGATCGCTTCAATCCTCAATACATTAGCGTACATGTACGGTATCTCAATTTTCCCTGCTCTCATCCGATCCTGATCGCTCACAATCGGTATCGCCGGATCAATCTCATCTCTAATCCTCTGTACAATATCCAATATTTTTGTTTGCTGTCCTGATCCAATATTAAAAATACCTGTTCCCTTTTCGCCTGCTAATAACATCACTCTCACAGCATCCTCAATGTAAAGAAAGTCCCTCGTCGGCTCTGTATTACCCACTTTAATAACACCATTCTCCAGCGCCTGCTTAATCACGCCCGGAATCAGAAACGACGGGTCCTGCCCAGGACCAAAGATGTTGAACGGCCTCAAAATCGCATACTCAATCCCATAGCTATTCCCATAAGCCTGAACGATATTCTCAGCTGCAATCTTACTGGCAGCATACGCCTCTCTCGGCACTACCGGGTGCTTCTCGTCGATAGGCAGGTATTGCGGAACACCATATACATGAGCGCTACTTACATAAACGAACTTTTTCACGCCGGCTTTCCGGGCCTCTTCCAGTACATTGGCAGTACCCATAGCATTTGTTTCAAACGTCCTTATAGGGTTCCTGATCGAGGCATCGACATTAGAAATTGCAGCCAGATGATAGACGATATCTACCTCTTTACAGAGGCCTTCTATCGAGACGGGCTTAGTGATATCTCCTCCAGCCCAGCGGAGGCCTTCTTTCTCCGGGCCTGCTCCGTCCGTGGACAGCGCAGTGACTTCAGCTCCTTCATTCAGCAGGGCATCGACCAGGTAGCGTCCAATGAAGCCTTTCGCACCTGTGACCAGTACTCTCTTTCCGGACCATGACATCTTACGTACACCCGAACCGATCAATTGCTCCGGGGTATCTTGCCCTTCCTCTTCATCTCCCCGGCCACGAGCTCGATATCGCTCTCAACCATCATCTTAACTAGCTCAGGGAACGTGACTTTCGGCTTCCAGCCCAGGACCTTCTTTGCCTTCGAGGCATCCCCCAGTAACAGATCTACTTCAGCCGGCCTCACGAATCTCGGATCTATCTTCACATACTTCTCCCAGTCCAGGCCTGCCGCCCCGAACGCCAGCTCGCAGAACTCCCTGACCGAGTGAGTCTCGCCCGACCCCACGACATAGTCATCAGGCTTCTCCTGCTGGAGCATGAGCCACATCGCCTCTACATAGTCGCCTGCAAAGCCCCAGTCACGCTTGGAGTCCAGATTTCCAAGCCTGAGCTCGTCCTGCAGGCCGTGATAAATTCTCGCCACGCCGTCCGAAATCTTCCTGGTCACGAACTCTATACCGCGGCGGGGAGACTCGTGGTTGAACAGGATGCCGCTGCACGCATACATGCCGAAACTTTCCCTGTAATTAACTGTAATCCAGTGGCCGTAGAGCTTTGCGACTGCATACGGGCTCCTGGGGTAAAACGGAGTTTTTTCATTTTGAGGCGTCGCCTGTACCTTGCCGAACATCTCGCTGGAAGATGCCTGATAAAACTTAGCATCGCTTCCTGTAGTCCTGATCGCCTCGAGAAGCCGGGTCACTCCGATCGCAGTGGTCTCTGCGGTGAAGATCGGCTGGCTCCACGAAGAGCCGACAAATGACTGAGCGGCCAGGTTGTAAATCTCATCAGGCTTCGTCTGCCTGATCGCCGAAACCAGCGAGCTTTCATCGGTCAGGTCCCCCTGCACTAGCTGAATCTTATCAAGGATGTGCTCGATCCTCGCGGTGTTGATCGAACTTGTCCTCCTGACGAGGCCGTGGACTTCGTAACCCTTTGTGAGTAACAGTTCCGCCAGGTATGAGCCGTCCTGACCGGTGATCCCTGTGATGAGCGCGCTCTTCTTGGTCATGGTAATCTCTCGATATCCGCCAAATATGCTTGGAATAAAACAGTAAAGGCTGCAACACAAAATAAGCCTGTCGATTCGCCGTACTGCCCGAAATCGTCTTCTTTATCGTTCATATCGCCTTTATAGCTTAATACAAATACTATTAAATAATACCATTACCTCTATTCTGTATAACTCAGGAAGATTTTAACATGGCTGACATCGAAGGCGTTGTAATAAAAAAGCTCAGGGTAATCCCCGACGAGCGTGGATGGCTTATGGAGATCCTGCGCTGTGATGATCCGATGTTCAAGCAGTTTGGCCAGGTCTATGTGACCACGGCTTATCCCGGCGTCGTAAAAGGCTGGCATTATCACAAGAAACAGACTGACAACTTCACCTGTATCCATGGCATGATGAAGGTCGCGCTCTACGATGCCAGAGAAGGCTCTCCCACCAGGGGTAACCTGATGGAACTCTTCGTTGGCGAGAAGAACCCCATCCTTATCTCGGTCCCTCCCGGAGTCTACCACGGCTTCAAGGGCATCGGCACTGAAACCGCTTACTTCCTGAGCGTGCCGACATTACCCTATAATTATGCTGAGCCGGACGAATACCGCCTGCCCCCGGACTCTAAAGAGATTCCTTACGACTGGGGCTTACTACCTGGCTTAAAACACGGCTAAAGGAGCTATCATGATGAAAAATGTACTGGTTACCGGCGGCTGCGGCTTCATCGGCAGCAACTTCATCCGCCACATGCTCGAAAAACACCCGAATATCAACATTTTGAACCTTGACAAGCTCACATATGCAGGCAACCCTGACAACCTCCGTGATCTCGAGGACCATCCCTGCTACGGGTTCGTGCGGGGCGACATCTGCGATGCCTCCATAGTAAACAACGTCATGAAGAACGTCGACACTGTCGTCCACTTTGCGGCAGAAAGCCACGTCGACCGCTCTATCCTGGATGGTGACGCCTTTGTCACTACTAACGTGCTCGGCACGCATACTCTCCTGAAAGCAGCGCTGGAACATAAGATTAAGCGCTTCATCCACGTGTCCACCGATGAGGTCTACGGCAGCATCATGCAGGGCTCGTTCAAAGAGACCGATATCCTCGAGCCATCCAGCCCGTACTCGGCCAGCAAAGCCGGCTCAGACCTCCTGGCTCTTGCCTATCACAACACTTACAAGCTGCCCGTGATCGTCACCCGGTGTACCAACAACTACGGGCCTTACCAGTTCCCGGAAAAGCTGATCCCCCTGTTTGTCACCAACCTGATGCAGGGCAAGAGAGTACCGGTTTACGGCACCGGGAAGAACATCCGGGACTGGCTGTACGTTCTCGACCACTGCAGCGCCATCGACTTCATCCTGCAGAACGGCACCGATGGTGAGATCTACAATATCGGCGGCGGGGAAGAGAAGACTAACCTGGAGATCACTCGCATGATCCTCAGGCTTCTCGAAAAAGACGAGAGCATGATCGAGTACGTCAGAGACCGGCCTGGCCACGACTTCCGCTATTCGCTGGACATCTCTAAGCTGAAGAGGCTCGGGTGGTCCCCGTCCTACAGGTTCGAGGACGCTCTGGAAGCCACAGTTAAATGGTACGTCGATAACCGCTGGTGGTGGGAAAAATTAAAACGGTAATCGTCGGGGCCGGCGGCATGCTGGGGACAGACCTGCGTGCAGCCTTTCCAGACGCTTTGGCGATAACTCACAAGGATATGGACATTACCGACCGCGAAGCGGTCATGAGAGCCATCCGCAAGGCAGCCCCCGATGCCGTGATCAACGCCGCAGCCTATACCAATGTAGACGGCTGCGAGGACGAGCAGGAAAAAGCTTACGCGATTAACGGACTGGGACCAGCTTACCTGGCTGAAGCGTGTAAAGAAGTCGGAGCGACTCTGGTACACTACAGCACTGATTACGTGTTTGACGGCAGCCGGCCGGAGTACCGGGAGTCAGACGCGACAAACCCTATCAGTGTCTACGGTAAGTCCAAGCTCGCCGGTGAAAAGAACGTCCAGTATAACATGGACGATTACCGTATTGTTCGTACGTCCTGGCTCTTTGGCAGGCACGGGAAAAATTTCGTCGATACGATCCTCTCCCTCTCAAAGCAGATGCCGACGGTCAAAGTGGTGAACGATCAGGTGGGTAAGCCCACCTATACTGTTGATCTGGCAGAAAAGACCAAAGAGCTTATTACGTTACCGGCAGGCATTTATCATATCTCAAACGAAGGCGTATGCTCGTGGTTCGAGTTCGCCTCCGCTTTCATCGATAACGCGGTGCCTTGCACTACGGCCGAATTTCCCCGGAAGGCGAAGCGGCCCAGGTATTCGGTCCTGGTGAATACGAAGACGTCTCCGCTGAGGCACTGGAAAGACGCGTTACGCGATTATCTGTCATGAAAAAGGTGGATTCGAATGAAAGGTATTATTCTTGCAGGTGGCACTGGCTCCCGGCTTTTCCCGCTCACTAAAGTGACTAACAAACACTTACTGCCAGTCTACGACGAGCCGATGATCTACTATCCGCTCAAGACTCTGATCAACGCCGGCATCAAGGATATCATGATCGTCTCCGGCAAGGGCCATGTCGGCCACTTCTTAGAGCTGCTGGGCTCCGGCTCAGAGTTCGGGGTTCGGCTATCCTACGAGATCCAGAAGGAAGCCGGCGGCATCGCACAGGCGCTGAGCCTCTGCGAAAGCTTCGTCAACGGCGACAACATGACCGTCATCCTCGGCGACAACATCTACGAAGATAACGTACGGGAGGCCGTCCAGAGCTTTAGCAAGGGTGCACGGATCTTCCTTAAGCCGGTCCCTGATGCACAGCGTTTCGGTGTAGCTGAGGTAGACCAGAAGACTGGCAAGGTGCTTGGCATTGAGGAAAAGCCGAAGAATCCAAAGTCAGACTATGCTGTCACCGGCCTGTACATCTACGATAGCCGGGTCTTCGACATCGTGAGGAACCTCAAGCCCTCCGGCCGCGGCGAGCTGGAGATCACCGACGTCAACAACAAGTACCTGCATATGGGCGAACTGAGCTACTCGATCCTCGACGGCTACTGGAGTGATGCGGGCACCTTTGAGTCCCTCTACCGCGCGAGCGAGCTTGTCCGGAGGACGAAAGTCAGGGCCCGGGAAGAATAAGCTTCATTTTAATTTTTTATCAGGTTCAGTCAAAATTTGGATTGCTATTTTTTCTTCATTATCCCAAACCGTGTCTTAATTAAATTAACACCCATCGCCGGAATATACTTAAAACTAAACTTGCTCCCCTTATCGTCCTTCCAGACAACCGGCACTTCCCTGATAACACACCCGGCATTCTTCATCCGCCAGAGCAGCTCCACGTCGAACTCGAATCCACTACAAACCATCAGCGGCGCCACTTTCTCGACGTACTCCCTCTTGAAAATCTTCCCGCCGCACTGGGAGTCCTTAATCTTCAACCCGAACAGCAGCCTCGGAAACAGAGTATTAAAAGACTCGCTGGCCAGCCTCCTGATCAGGTACTGGCTCTCCACAATAATCGCCTCTTTCGACTTCCGATCGGCGATCACGCAGCCGGCGCCCGTCTTCTTCATCTCCTCGATCAGCTTGAGGAACTGGTCTACCTTCAGCGAGTTATCCGCATCCGTAAACCCGACAATGTCGCCCCGGGCGACCTTGAACCCCTCAAGCACCCCGCCGCCCTTACCTAACCGGTTCGGGAAAGTCAGAACTTTAGCGTACTTAGCGGCGATCTCCGGCGTCCTGTCCTTGCACCCGTCGCATACGACGATAATCTCAAAATCCCCGGCAGACTTCAAGCCCTCGCTATAGTCTGCGAGAGTCTTCTCGATCCGGTCTTCTTCGTTGTACGCGGGGACGATGACGCTGATCAAAGTGATACCTCGGGTGTGGTGATTATTTTCCTCTCTTCTATTTATAATGATCACTGGCAATACCGTCGCATGCCGGTTTTCCTTCGTAGGCCTGCTCCAGCTTCCCGACGAGCAGATCCCAGTCGTAGGCTGCAGTTGCGGTGACGCACTCCACCGACATCCTGCTCCTCCCCGGCTCATCGTCCAGAAGTGATACGATCGCTTCGGAGATTTCCTTTGCGTCGAGCCTGACCACGAGGCCTGTCTGTCCTTCCGCAATCAGGTCAGTCGCATAGTTCTTCTCGCAGTCTACTGTGATCACCGGCAGGCCGCAGGCCATGGCCTCCAGCGTCGTGATGCTGAACCCCTCCCGGGACGAGGGTAACACGAATAACCGGGCAGCTTTCATCCGGGCCATCAGTTCTCCCTCTTCAAGGAAGCCCGCAAACTCCGTTGTGGCTTCAATTCCGAGCTCTCTGGCCAGCTTCTCAAGGCTGTCTCTCTCCGGCCCGTCTCCCAGGATCGAGAGCCTGATAGGTTTTCCAGCCAGGCTGCAGGCCCGGAGCAGCACGTCTATATGCTTGTCCTTGATGAGCCGGCCGGCGAACAGTACGTCACACTTCTCTGCCGCAGGCGGTATTTCCCGGATGTGCCGATAGGGGATACCGTTGGAAACGACTAAAACTTTCTGGCCGGGCAGTCCCGATGATCTCAGCGCATGAGCAGTCCGGTCCGATACGGCAATTATGCGATCGGGCATCCGGGCACCC harbors:
- the rfbD gene encoding dTDP-4-dehydrorhamnose reductase; amino-acid sequence: MVVGKIKTVIVGAGGMLGTDLRAAFPDALAITHKDMDITDREAVMRAIRKAAPDAVINAAAYTNVDGCEDEQEKAYAINGLGPAYLAEACKEVGATLVHYSTDYVFDGSRPEYRESDATNPISVYGKSKLAGEKNVQYNMDDYRIVRTSWLFGRHGKNFVDTILSLSKQMPTVKVVNDQVGKPTYTVDLAEKTKELITLPAGIYHISNEGVCSWFEFASAFIDNAVPCTTAEFPRKAKRPRYSVLVNTKTSPLRHWKDALRDYLS
- a CDS encoding NAD-dependent epimerase/dehydratase family protein is translated as MSWSGKRVLVTGAKGFIGRYLVDALLNEGAEVTALSTDGAGPEKEGLRWAGGDITKPVSIEGLCKEVDIVYHLAAISNVDASIRNPIRTFETNAMGTANVLEEARKAGVKKFVYVSSAHVYGVPQYLPIDEKHPVVPREAYAASKIAAENIVQAYGNSYGIEYAILRPFNIFGPGQDPSFLIPGVIKQALENGVIKVGNTEPTRDFLYIEDAVRVMLLAGEKGTGIFNIGSGQQTKILDIVQRIRDEIDPAIPIVSDQDRMRAGKIEIPYMYANVLRIEAIGWHNSISLDDGLSKTIISTKSATFK
- the rfbB gene encoding dTDP-glucose 4,6-dehydratase yields the protein MMKNVLVTGGCGFIGSNFIRHMLEKHPNINILNLDKLTYAGNPDNLRDLEDHPCYGFVRGDICDASIVNNVMKNVDTVVHFAAESHVDRSILDGDAFVTTNVLGTHTLLKAALEHKIKRFIHVSTDEVYGSIMQGSFKETDILEPSSPYSASKAGSDLLALAYHNTYKLPVIVTRCTNNYGPYQFPEKLIPLFVTNLMQGKRVPVYGTGKNIRDWLYVLDHCSAIDFILQNGTDGEIYNIGGGEEKTNLEITRMILRLLEKDESMIEYVRDRPGHDFRYSLDISKLKRLGWSPSYRFEDALEATVKWYVDNRWWWEKLKR
- a CDS encoding lysylphosphatidylglycerol synthase transmembrane domain-containing protein; translated protein: MLHKSAELLTKYKNIIKISISLLFFYVLFVKVINVEELLLAVSGIRYELLILCLFIAIVSLLLRSVRWKYMISQSYTVKYLDLTRLYFIGQYYGSITPGKAGEFIRGYQLQSLTGMTKTEGLISVFFERLYDIVIPIIFIFTAICFKTSLTVTFCITLILGVISIISLYTIYNRFVVKRFRSLQTAAGSVRTIVIASALTIGVWLCYDIIAYIILYSLNQNIVFDLVVFSVFAATLISLVPITIGGWGLREGSYIMLLTSVDPTIAVIFSIIFALLSTYFLGLIGMIIEWLHVGGQREYESDGVKPAKPGH
- the gmd gene encoding GDP-mannose 4,6-dehydratase, with the translated sequence MTKKSALITGITGQDGSYLAELLLTKGYEVHGLVRRTSSINTARIEHILDKIQLVQGDLTDESSLVSAIRQTKPDEIYNLAAQSFVGSSWSQPIFTAETTAIGVTRLLEAIRTTGSDAKFYQASSSEMFGKVQATPQNEKTPFYPRSPYAVAKLYGHWITVNYRESFGMYACSGILFNHESPRRGIEFVTRKISDGVARIYHGLQDELRLGNLDSKRDWGFAGDYVEAMWLMLQQEKPDDYVVGSGETHSVREFCELAFGAAGLDWEKYVKIDPRFVRPAEVDLLLGDASKAKKVLGWKPKVTFPELVKMMVESDIELVAGEMKRKGKIPRSN
- a CDS encoding dolichyl-phosphate beta-glucosyltransferase, with the protein product MISVIVPAYNEEDRIEKTLADYSEGLKSAGDFEIIVVCDGCKDRTPEIAAKYAKVLTFPNRLGKGGGVLEGFKVARGDIVGFTDADNSLKVDQFLKLIEEMKKTGAGCVIADRKSKEAIIVESQYLIRRLASESFNTLFPRLLFGLKIKDSQCGGKIFKREYVEKVAPLMVCSGFEFDVELLWRMKNAGCVIREVPVVWKDDKGSKFSFKYIPAMGVNLIKTRFGIMKKK
- a CDS encoding sugar phosphate nucleotidyltransferase, with protein sequence MKGIILAGGTGSRLFPLTKVTNKHLLPVYDEPMIYYPLKTLINAGIKDIMIVSGKGHVGHFLELLGSGSEFGVRLSYEIQKEAGGIAQALSLCESFVNGDNMTVILGDNIYEDNVREAVQSFSKGARIFLKPVPDAQRFGVAEVDQKTGKVLGIEEKPKNPKSDYAVTGLYIYDSRVFDIVRNLKPSGRGELEITDVNNKYLHMGELSYSILDGYWSDAGTFESLYRASELVRRTKVRAREE
- a CDS encoding dTDP-4-dehydrorhamnose 3,5-epimerase family protein, with the protein product MADIEGVVIKKLRVIPDERGWLMEILRCDDPMFKQFGQVYVTTAYPGVVKGWHYHKKQTDNFTCIHGMMKVALYDAREGSPTRGNLMELFVGEKNPILISVPPGVYHGFKGIGTETAYFLSVPTLPYNYAEPDEYRLPPDSKEIPYDWGLLPGLKHG
- a CDS encoding glycosyltransferase family 4 protein, with the translated sequence MKIVFVSDVIYPYVKGGAEKRIYEIARRLVARGHEVHVFGVKWWDGGAVQNIGGITYHGVCGKKDLYVGGRRSIFEAIWFAICLSVPLARERFDVIDCNQHPYFPLFVCKAIAVIKGKRFLATWHEYWGDYWYEYLWGVKGFVGRTIEKWGARMPDRIIAVSDRTAHALRSSGLPGQKVLVVSNGIPYRHIREIPPAAEKCDVLFAGRLIKDKHIDVLLRACSLAGKPIRLSILGDGPERDSLEKLARELGIEATTEFAGFLEEGELMARMKAARLFVLPSSREGFSITTLEAMACGLPVITVDCEKNYATDLIAEGQTGLVVRLDAKEISEAIVSLLDDEPGRSRMSVECVTATAAYDWDLLVGKLEQAYEGKPACDGIASDHYK